In the Nitrospirota bacterium genome, GTGATGCTGAAGGGGCCGACCGGCTGCGGGAAAGTTACCTCCTGAAGGGGCAAGATACCGTATGGATGGATGGACCCTTGACCCTCGGGGTGAAACATGGGGCCATTGTGTATCTCGACGAGGTGGTGGAAGCCAGGAAGGACACCACCGTCATCATCCATCCGCTCAGCGATGACCGGCGAGTGCTCCCGATCGAGAAAAAAGGCCAGATCGTGGAAGCCGCCGACGAGTTCATGCTGGTGATCTCCTACAACCCTGGCTATCAAAGTGTCCTCAAAGATCTGAAGCAAAGCACGAAGCAGCGATTTATCGCGATCGAGTTTGATTATCCTGCTCCTGATATCGAAACCCTCGTCGTCCAGCGTGAGGCGGGGGTGGAGTCAGCCGTCGCGGGGAAACTCGTCAAGCTCGGCCAAAAAGTCCGCAACCTCAGAAGCCATGGGCTTGAGGAGGGGGTCAGCACCAGGCTTTTGGTGTATGCCGGCACATTGATCAAGCAAGGCGTGTCGCCAGAACGAGCGTGTGATGTTGCCGTCGCCCGCCCAATCACCGACGATTCAGACATGCAACGGGCCATACTCGACTTCGTCAAAGCGATCTTCTGAATTCCTCAATTTCTGTGGCGTCTCTTCCTATCATCGCACGGGACAGTGCGCGCGGGGCGCTCTTGACCGTCCAGGTCCAACCCGGGGCTTCACGTACCGAGTGCGTCGGCATTCATGGCGATGCGGTAAAGATCCGTCTGGCAGCGCGCCCGATTGACGGTGCCGCCAACGACGAACTGATTCGCTTCATCGCCGAGCGGTGTGCTGTTCCGCGCGCGAATGTGCAGCTGCATGCCGGCGCGACGGGGCGGCGTAAGCGACTGTTTGTGAAGGGGGTCACGGCAGAGTCAC is a window encoding:
- a CDS encoding DUF167 domain-containing protein, which translates into the protein MIARDSARGALLTVQVQPGASRTECVGIHGDAVKIRLAARPIDGAANDELIRFIAERCAVPRANVQLHAGATGRRKRLFVKGVTAESLLARLLRKESNGRGKI